One segment of Panicum virgatum strain AP13 chromosome 3K, P.virgatum_v5, whole genome shotgun sequence DNA contains the following:
- the LOC120698410 gene encoding uncharacterized protein LOC120698410 yields the protein MATETIQAPAPAMPAVPGRAAVGGAGGNGRAGLPPPRRGQIKERILKDVIAAVTAMAAGLVKNTRGAGAGGLPASDDADEK from the coding sequence ATGGCCACCGAGACCATccaggctccggctccggccatGCCCGCCGTGCCGGGGCGCGCCGCCGTAGGGGGTGCCGGCGGGAACGGCAGGGCGGGCCTGCCACCGCCGCGGAGGGGCCAGATCAAGGAGCGGATCCTCAAGGACGTCATCGCCGCGGtcaccgccatggccgcgggcCTCGTCAAGAAcacccgcggcgccggcgccggaggcctCCCCGCctccgacgacgccgacgagaaGTGA